DNA sequence from the Candidatus Kaistella beijingensis genome:
TCTGAATATGGATTCTTATGTGAAAAGTATTCCGGTGGTGATTTCTGGAAGCATCAAAGTTATCCGAACTGAAGAAGACGGCCGTGAAATCCTGCTATATTATTTGACTCCCGGCGAAAGTTGCATCGTTTCTATACTTTCGGGTATGAAAAACGAAACTTCAAAAGTAAAGGCGGTGGTAGAAGAAGACGCAGAAATCATGATGATTCCAGCCGATAAAGCTAAAGATTGGGTAAAAAAATATCCTGAATGGACCGACTTTATTTTCAACCTTTATCAAAAAAGATTCGAGGAACTTTTGGATGTGGTGAATTCTGTTGCCTTTCAAAAACTGGATGCCCGACTTTTACATTTAATCAGACAGAAAACTCAACTTTACCGTTCCAAAGAAATCTCCGTTACGCACCAACAATTGGCGGATGAGCTCGGAATTACGCGTGAAGCAACGAGTCGGGTTTTAAAACAGATGGAAAAAGACGGAATTGTGGAACTTTCCAGAAATAAAATTCGGCTTTTGTGATGTTTGTTACTGTGCAGAATTTGCAACCCAATTAATTTTGCGGTATCAATAATCAAAATCGTAAAATTATGTTTGACACCATCAAAAATCTTTTCGGACTCGATAAAACCGATTATGCGGAACTCGTAAAAAACGGCGCAATCATTGTGGATGTTCGTTCCAAAGGTGAATTCGCTTCAGGTCACATTAAAAATTCAATTAACATTCCGGTTGACCAACTTGCCAATAATTTATCCCGTTTAAAGGACAAAAATAAACCTGTAATCACGTGCTGCGCATCGGGAATGAGAAGTTCTACGGCGCAAAACATCCTTAAAAATGCGGGTTATGCAGAAGTTTACAACGGCGGCGGTTGGATGAGTTTGAACAATAAAATCTAAAAAAATGGACGCACATTTTTATAACGTAGAAATCAATTGGAAGGAAGGAAGAAAGGGCGAAATGTCTTCTCCCGAACTTTCCGAAAAAATGGAAGTTGCAACACCGCCACAATTTCCGAACGGTGTCGAAAATATTTGGTCGCCTGAACATCTTTTCACTTCGGCTGTCGCGAGTTGTTTGATGACGACTTTTTTAGCGATTGCAGAAAATTCGAGGTTAGAATTTGTCGATTTCAAATGCAAGTCGTCAGGAAAACTGGAACAAGTGGATGGTAAATTTTTAATGACCGAAATTCTTCTTGAACCAACTGTAACGATTGTAAATGAAGCAGATAAAGAAAAAGCCGAACGAGTTTTGCAAAAATCGGAAGCGGCTTGCTTAATTTCTAATTCCATCAAATCGAAAGTGATGATGAACACGACCATCATTGTTGGTTAAAAACCATATACTTTTCACTTTAATAAAACCTCGATTTATTCGGGGTTTTGTTTTTCAATGTGAAAATTGAATGTTAAAACACTTCGGATTTTGTACCAACCGCAATTTGTCGCAGCCAAATCTTTATCTTTGAAACCATGAATTTACATGACCTATTCCTGAAACCTTACGAATCGTACACGCATCTTCAGATTTTTCTGGAAGCTACGGCAACCATTTTCGGAATTTTGAGTGTTTATTTTTCCATCAAAAAGAATATTTGGGTTTATCCAACGGGAATTATTTCTACAGCACTCTACGTCTATATCCTCTTTAATTTCGGGCTTCTCGGCGATATGATGATTAATTTTTATTATACGGTGATGAGCATTTACGGCTGGATTTTGTGGGCAAAAAGTTCGCAAGACCACGTTCATGTTGAAGTTTCTTGGGCAAAGAAAAAAGAGTGGATTTACGGCGGAATTTTATTTTTTTTAAGCTTGTTACTCGTTACCATCGTTTATTATTACAAACCGTTGATTGACAATAAATTTTCCATGCAAAACGTAACGCTCGGTTTGGATCATTTGGATTGGGCGAACTGGCTGGATGTTGTTACCACCGCAATTTTCCTTGTCGGGATGTGGTTTATGGCTAAACGCAGAATTGAAAACTGGATTTTTTGGATTATTGGCGATATTATTTGCATTCCGATGATGATTTATAAAGGTTTGGGAATTACTTCCATACAATATTTGGTGTTCACGGTGATGGCGATAATTGGTCTATTTGAATGGAAAAGAAGTTTGAAAAAAGTATAGATGGATATTTGTGATTAATTTAACAAACATCAATTCAGAAATTTATATGTTTTGCGTAACTTTGCAGACCAATCAAACAGCGGAATTTTCCGCTTTTTTTATGCAAAATACCATAGAATTTTTCAAATACCAAGGAACAGGAAATGATTTCGTGATGATTGATAATCGTGATCTGCAGTTTCCAAAAGAAAGAGACCTCATCGAAAAGCTTTGCGACAGAAGGTTTGGAATCGGTGGCGACGGTTTGATTTTGTTGGAAAATGATGACAATTCAGATTTCAAAATGGTGTATTACAATTCCGATGGAAATGAAAGTACCATGTGCGGAAACGGCGGAAGATGTATTGTCGCTTTTGCCCATTTTTTAGATATTTTCGAAGACAAAACCACTTTTGAAGCTATTGACGGTGTACACGAAGCCGAAATTAAAAACGGTATCGTAAAACTGAAAATGAGCGACGTAAATTCCATTAAAAATATCAATGAAAACTTCGAGTTAAACACAGGTTCGCCACATTTTGTACAGTTCGTCAATGATGTGGAAAATTTTGAAGTGTATAAAAACGGTAACGAAATCAGAAATTCTGCGACTTACAAGAATGAAGGAATCAACGTGAACTTTGTGGAAGAAATTTCGCCCGAAGAAATCTTCGTGAGAACTTACGAAAGAGGTGTGGAAGACGAAACTTACAGTTGTGGAACTGGAGTTACCGCTTCAGCTTTGGTTTTTTTAACAGATAAAAATCAAAAAGAGGTTCAAGTAAAAGTTTTGGGCGGAAATCTGAAAGTTTATGCAGAACAAGATGGAAATTCCTTCAAAAACATTTGGTTGGAAGGTCCTGCAAAACAGGTTTTTAAGGGAAAGATTTCATTGTAGCTGGAAGATGGAAGCTACAAGAAAACTTTAAATA
Encoded proteins:
- a CDS encoding Crp/Fnr family transcriptional regulator, which encodes MVLKDLFQSDLQKEIADAGYLKTFAAGEIILNMDSYVKSIPVVISGSIKVIRTEEDGREILLYYLTPGESCIVSILSGMKNETSKVKAVVEEDAEIMMIPADKAKDWVKKYPEWTDFIFNLYQKRFEELLDVVNSVAFQKLDARLLHLIRQKTQLYRSKEISVTHQQLADELGITREATSRVLKQMEKDGIVELSRNKIRLL
- a CDS encoding rhodanese-like domain-containing protein, encoding MFDTIKNLFGLDKTDYAELVKNGAIIVDVRSKGEFASGHIKNSINIPVDQLANNLSRLKDKNKPVITCCASGMRSSTAQNILKNAGYAEVYNGGGWMSLNNKI
- a CDS encoding OsmC family protein, whose translation is MDAHFYNVEINWKEGRKGEMSSPELSEKMEVATPPQFPNGVENIWSPEHLFTSAVASCLMTTFLAIAENSRLEFVDFKCKSSGKLEQVDGKFLMTEILLEPTVTIVNEADKEKAERVLQKSEAACLISNSIKSKVMMNTTIIVG
- the pnuC gene encoding nicotinamide riboside transporter PnuC; protein product: MNLHDLFLKPYESYTHLQIFLEATATIFGILSVYFSIKKNIWVYPTGIISTALYVYILFNFGLLGDMMINFYYTVMSIYGWILWAKSSQDHVHVEVSWAKKKEWIYGGILFFLSLLLVTIVYYYKPLIDNKFSMQNVTLGLDHLDWANWLDVVTTAIFLVGMWFMAKRRIENWIFWIIGDIICIPMMIYKGLGITSIQYLVFTVMAIIGLFEWKRSLKKV
- the dapF gene encoding diaminopimelate epimerase, coding for MQNTIEFFKYQGTGNDFVMIDNRDLQFPKERDLIEKLCDRRFGIGGDGLILLENDDNSDFKMVYYNSDGNESTMCGNGGRCIVAFAHFLDIFEDKTTFEAIDGVHEAEIKNGIVKLKMSDVNSIKNINENFELNTGSPHFVQFVNDVENFEVYKNGNEIRNSATYKNEGINVNFVEEISPEEIFVRTYERGVEDETYSCGTGVTASALVFLTDKNQKEVQVKVLGGNLKVYAEQDGNSFKNIWLEGPAKQVFKGKISL